In Capillimicrobium parvum, a genomic segment contains:
- a CDS encoding DUF1918 domain-containing protein, protein MLNVADRVTAEAESVDRAPRRGTVLAVLGDEQHPRYRISWDDGHESIYTPSAGALHPSR, encoded by the coding sequence GTGCTGAATGTCGCAGACCGCGTGACCGCCGAGGCCGAGTCCGTCGATCGAGCTCCGCGGCGCGGAACAGTGCTCGCCGTACTGGGCGACGAGCAACACCCCCGGTACCGGATCAGCTGGGACGACGGCCACGAGTCGATCTACACGCCGTCGGCCGGCGCGCTGCACCCGAGCCGGTAG
- a CDS encoding DUF3224 domain-containing protein, which produces MVLGAGLASAAPRRDAAGAIHVVSNVVDASSQAGRNTKIEATAHVVFTGNFAGTAVEIYSAVIHPSGKTNLHGRGFFTGTVDGRTGTFEYVFHGDENGGMIVIDHASGGLSGLSGQARYEPVGPADFTYSGHFQFAP; this is translated from the coding sequence ATGGTCCTCGGAGCCGGGCTCGCCTCCGCGGCGCCGCGGCGCGACGCCGCCGGAGCGATCCACGTCGTGAGCAACGTCGTCGACGCCTCCAGCCAGGCGGGACGCAACACCAAGATCGAGGCGACCGCCCACGTCGTGTTCACCGGGAACTTCGCGGGCACGGCCGTTGAAATCTACTCGGCCGTCATCCATCCGTCGGGAAAGACGAACCTCCACGGCCGCGGGTTCTTCACCGGGACCGTCGATGGCCGGACCGGCACCTTCGAGTACGTCTTCCACGGAGACGAGAACGGCGGCATGATCGTCATCGACCACGCGAGCGGTGGGCTCTCGGGCCTCAGCGGCCAGGCGCGGTACGAGCCGGTCGGCCCCGCCGACTTCACGTACTCCGGTCACTTCCAGTTCGCGCCGTAG
- a CDS encoding CocE/NonD family hydrolase: MSRILVERDVPCAMRDGCMLRANVFRPDGDGRHPVLVFRTPYDKNFAQITFMTMDSFRAVEAGYVVVQQDVRGRFASEGDVHAPFVDEFADGHDTVEWAARQPWSNGAVGVYGTSYHGFTAWAAAVEAPPALRTIAPSQAPNATHRVFWRGGAFQLGMHANWSVRVIGPNALLRAEAKSDPGERMAAFADLVEHMDDFATMASALPPRSLPAGRPDDPFLPYIYDVFEHRARGDDFHRQRSIEGRHAQIGVPALIIAGWHDPLLESDLAHFTAMRANAATPQAREHTRLVVGPWVHGAGLHMSAATEVDFGTRASGLAMDLREDLTTLHLRWFDRWLKGAPAEDEAPVRIFVMGRNRWQDETEWPPARAVATRWHLHSDAGLSPRAPDSGARARTYVHDPADPVPTIGGATLLPLDHRRGSASQADLLTRPDVLVFTSEVLDQALEVIGRVRAELWAATSARDADWVIKLCDVHPDGRTFNVCDGIVRASLRDSSWAAPRPIQPYEPVRYEIDLLSTAMVFDAGHRLCVLVMSSDFPRYDRNPGTGEWSLDADGLLVAAQQVFCDAQRPSFVELPTINRRR, from the coding sequence GTGAGCCGCATCCTGGTCGAGCGTGATGTGCCGTGCGCCATGCGCGACGGCTGCATGCTGCGCGCAAACGTGTTTCGGCCCGACGGCGACGGCCGTCATCCGGTTCTGGTCTTCCGGACGCCGTACGACAAGAACTTCGCGCAGATCACCTTCATGACGATGGATTCGTTTCGGGCGGTGGAGGCGGGCTACGTGGTGGTTCAGCAGGACGTTCGCGGGCGGTTCGCGTCCGAGGGAGACGTTCACGCGCCCTTTGTCGACGAGTTCGCCGACGGCCATGACACGGTTGAGTGGGCGGCGAGGCAGCCTTGGTCCAACGGTGCGGTCGGCGTGTACGGCACGTCGTACCACGGCTTCACGGCGTGGGCGGCGGCAGTCGAGGCGCCGCCGGCGCTCCGTACCATCGCGCCGAGCCAGGCGCCGAACGCCACGCACCGCGTCTTCTGGCGAGGAGGCGCCTTCCAGCTCGGCATGCACGCCAATTGGTCGGTCCGGGTGATCGGCCCGAACGCGCTGCTGCGGGCGGAGGCGAAGTCCGACCCAGGCGAGCGGATGGCGGCGTTCGCCGACCTCGTCGAGCACATGGACGACTTCGCGACGATGGCGAGCGCGCTTCCCCCGCGGTCGCTGCCGGCGGGTCGGCCCGACGATCCGTTTCTCCCGTACATCTACGACGTCTTCGAGCATCGGGCGCGCGGCGACGATTTCCACCGGCAGCGGTCGATCGAGGGCCGGCACGCGCAGATCGGCGTTCCCGCACTGATCATCGCGGGCTGGCACGACCCGTTGCTCGAGTCGGATCTCGCGCACTTCACTGCCATGCGGGCGAACGCCGCGACCCCGCAGGCTCGAGAGCACACGCGGCTGGTGGTCGGTCCATGGGTTCACGGCGCGGGGTTGCACATGAGTGCGGCGACCGAGGTGGACTTCGGTACGCGGGCCTCGGGGCTCGCCATGGATCTGCGTGAGGACCTGACGACGCTCCACCTGCGGTGGTTCGACCGCTGGTTGAAGGGTGCGCCGGCCGAGGACGAGGCGCCGGTGCGAATCTTCGTCATGGGGCGCAACCGTTGGCAGGACGAAACCGAGTGGCCGCCCGCGCGCGCCGTCGCGACGCGCTGGCACCTTCACTCCGACGCCGGGCTCTCGCCGCGGGCGCCCGATTCCGGCGCCCGCGCACGTACCTACGTCCACGACCCGGCCGACCCGGTGCCGACGATCGGCGGCGCCACGTTGCTGCCCCTTGACCACCGGCGGGGCTCCGCGTCACAGGCGGACCTGCTGACGCGCCCCGATGTGCTCGTGTTCACCTCCGAGGTCCTCGACCAGGCGCTCGAGGTGATCGGACGCGTCCGCGCCGAGCTGTGGGCCGCGACGAGCGCCCGCGACGCCGACTGGGTCATCAAGTTGTGCGACGTCCATCCGGACGGGCGCACGTTCAACGTCTGTGACGGGATAGTCCGCGCAAGCCTTCGCGACTCGTCGTGGGCCGCTCCGCGTCCGATCCAGCCATACGAACCGGTCCGCTACGAGATCGACCTGTTGTCGACCGCGATGGTGTTCGACGCGGGTCACCGTCTTTGCGTCCTCGTGATGTCGAGCGACTTCCCCCGCTATGACCGCAACCCGGGCACCGGCGAATGGTCCCTGGACGCCGACGGCCTTCTCGTCGCCGCCCAGCAGGTGTTCTGCGACGCGCAGCGTCCCTCGTTCGTCGAGCTACCGACGATCAACCGACGACGCTGA